A stretch of Synechococcus sp. WH 8020 DNA encodes these proteins:
- a CDS encoding phycobiliprotein lyase, with protein MHDMSDQTPFPPSDLDGFLALCVGRWMSLRSRFLIHASEQEWHSSERGEIEVSASVVAGVPCLDVTPAEGVQSTLAFQADGCLAIHASGKEHIGRWQLLPDASLELQVKANNGDQVLERIWFTKPNLRLRSTTAIGDDGQPSQGSFCSEIRRVSRPQS; from the coding sequence ATGCATGACATGAGCGATCAAACTCCGTTCCCGCCGTCAGATCTCGACGGGTTTCTTGCCCTCTGCGTGGGCCGTTGGATGAGCTTGCGAAGCCGCTTCCTGATCCATGCATCAGAGCAGGAATGGCATAGCAGTGAGCGGGGCGAGATAGAGGTGTCGGCTTCCGTTGTTGCTGGTGTGCCCTGTTTGGACGTGACTCCCGCGGAGGGTGTTCAGAGCACCCTGGCGTTTCAGGCTGATGGCTGTCTCGCGATCCATGCATCCGGCAAGGAGCACATTGGGCGTTGGCAGCTGCTTCCTGATGCCAGCCTTGAGCTTCAAGTGAAAGCCAACAACGGCGACCAGGTGCTGGAGCGTATTTGGTTCACCAAACCCAACCTGCGTCTGCGCAGCACTACGGCGATTGGTGACGATGGACAGCCCAGTCAGGGCAGTTTCTGCTCCGAGATCCGACGCGTTAGTCGTCCGCAGAGCTGA
- the trmD gene encoding tRNA (guanosine(37)-N1)-methyltransferase TrmD: MAPYRLDVISLAPQAFAPLPEVGVIGRAFGAKIAELHLHNPRDYAIDRHRKVDDVPYGGGAGMVLKPEPVFAAFEAVPVCPRRRVLLMSPQGQPLRQVDLQRWSQDYDQLVFLCGHYEGFDERIRSLADEEVSMGDFVLTGGELPAMTIINGVVRLLPGTVGTPESLVEESHSDLLLEHSHYTRPADFRGMTVPDVLRSGDHGAVALWRQQQREQRTQERRPDLWNRWQQIQNPTPPAP; encoded by the coding sequence ATGGCTCCCTATCGCCTCGATGTGATCAGCTTGGCGCCGCAGGCCTTTGCGCCATTGCCTGAGGTTGGGGTGATCGGTCGTGCCTTTGGGGCCAAGATTGCTGAGTTGCACCTCCACAACCCTCGCGATTACGCCATCGACCGTCATCGCAAGGTGGACGATGTGCCCTACGGAGGGGGGGCTGGCATGGTGCTCAAGCCAGAACCGGTGTTTGCCGCTTTTGAGGCGGTACCGGTGTGCCCACGACGGCGTGTGCTGTTGATGTCGCCGCAGGGGCAACCGCTGCGGCAGGTTGACTTACAACGCTGGTCGCAGGATTACGACCAGTTGGTGTTTCTGTGCGGGCATTACGAAGGCTTTGATGAACGCATCCGCTCCTTGGCTGATGAGGAGGTGTCGATGGGAGACTTCGTGCTCACTGGCGGTGAACTGCCTGCCATGACGATCATCAATGGAGTGGTGCGGTTGTTGCCCGGCACGGTGGGCACGCCGGAATCCTTAGTGGAAGAAAGTCATAGCGATCTCTTGCTTGAGCATTCGCATTACACCCGCCCGGCGGATTTCCGTGGCATGACTGTTCCCGATGTTTTACGCAGCGGTGATCATGGCGCCGTTGCTCTTTGGCGTCAGCAGCAGCGTGAGCAGCGCACCCAGGAGCGTCGGCCAGATCTATGGAACCGTTGGCAGCAGATCCAAAATCCAACCCCTCCCGCTCCCTAG
- the ispF gene encoding 2-C-methyl-D-erythritol 2,4-cyclodiphosphate synthase — protein sequence MTSSVPSLRIGNGYDVHRLVPGRPLILGGQQLEHPAGLGLDGHSDADVLVHAIMDALLGALSLGDIGKYFPPSDPQWKGADSLVLLEQVVALVKARGWGVVNVDAVLIAERPKLKPHIEAMRSAIALRIGVAPDQVGVKATTNEKLGPEGQEEGISCQAVALLHAL from the coding sequence ATGACCTCTTCGGTTCCGTCCCTTCGAATCGGCAATGGCTATGACGTCCACCGGTTAGTGCCTGGTAGGCCTCTGATTCTTGGTGGTCAGCAGTTGGAGCATCCTGCAGGGCTAGGTCTCGATGGTCACAGCGATGCTGATGTGTTGGTGCACGCGATCATGGACGCTCTCTTGGGGGCGTTGTCTCTTGGTGACATCGGCAAATATTTCCCCCCCAGTGATCCGCAGTGGAAAGGAGCCGACAGCCTTGTGCTGTTAGAGCAGGTGGTGGCTTTGGTCAAGGCACGCGGCTGGGGCGTGGTCAATGTGGATGCGGTGTTGATCGCTGAGCGTCCCAAGCTCAAGCCTCACATTGAGGCGATGCGATCGGCCATTGCTCTCAGGATTGGTGTTGCTCCAGACCAGGTGGGTGTGAAAGCCACCACAAACGAAAAGTTGGGCCCTGAAGGTCAGGAAGAGGGGATCTCATGTCAGGCCGTGGCCCTCTTGCATGCACTTTGA
- a CDS encoding TIGR03792 family protein, translated as MQSLLQRFRLLMIRVATLMSVALVLMGQSADVRFAAFADPDGGYDVAVIEHLRISVPEQGREAWLEAERGSWEPWLAQQSGFLGRDLLWDPDTEEGTLLIRWSSRQAWKAIPSEQVEEVQARFEQLARNAMALPQTMDNPFPLVFEGELLPP; from the coding sequence ATGCAAAGCCTCCTGCAGCGATTCCGGTTGTTGATGATTAGGGTCGCCACTCTGATGAGTGTTGCGTTGGTGCTGATGGGGCAATCGGCTGATGTTCGTTTCGCTGCGTTTGCAGATCCAGACGGTGGATACGATGTTGCCGTCATTGAACATTTGCGCATCTCGGTGCCCGAGCAAGGACGGGAGGCTTGGCTGGAAGCGGAACGAGGTAGCTGGGAGCCTTGGTTGGCTCAACAATCTGGATTTCTGGGTCGCGATCTGCTTTGGGACCCCGACACAGAGGAGGGCACTCTTTTGATTCGGTGGTCGAGTCGTCAGGCTTGGAAAGCAATCCCCAGCGAACAGGTGGAAGAGGTTCAGGCCCGCTTTGAGCAGCTTGCGCGCAACGCCATGGCGCTTCCTCAGACGATGGACAATCCGTTCCCGCTGGTCTTTGAAGGAGAGCTGTTACCGCCATGA
- the larB gene encoding nickel pincer cofactor biosynthesis protein LarB has translation MSSDDIRLDWQRNDRLGISEAIWGLHKSAEQIVAILEAFAVRDQPALVTRVDEIKAQAVLQRCNTELVRFEARARCLTSGVPPTLRPELGSVTVLSGGTSDLPVAAEAQLALQWHGIDAGLLLDVGVAGLHRLLDQLPKLQQSSVLIACAGMEGALPTVLAGLLPQPVIGVPVSVGYGVSAGGRAALDGMLASCAPGLAVVNIDNGYGAAMAALRILQRRI, from the coding sequence ATGAGTAGCGACGACATCCGTCTCGACTGGCAGCGGAACGATCGTCTCGGCATCAGCGAAGCGATCTGGGGTCTGCACAAATCGGCGGAGCAGATCGTGGCCATCCTTGAAGCCTTCGCAGTCAGGGATCAGCCAGCTCTCGTCACGCGTGTGGATGAGATCAAGGCTCAGGCCGTTCTCCAACGCTGCAACACCGAGCTTGTTCGTTTTGAGGCCCGGGCCCGATGTTTAACGTCGGGAGTCCCGCCGACCTTGCGACCGGAGCTTGGCTCGGTGACGGTGCTCAGTGGCGGCACCAGCGATCTCCCAGTAGCTGCCGAAGCACAACTGGCCTTGCAGTGGCATGGCATTGATGCAGGCCTGTTGCTGGATGTGGGGGTTGCCGGGTTGCATCGGCTCTTGGATCAATTGCCGAAACTTCAGCAGTCGTCGGTGCTGATTGCTTGCGCGGGCATGGAAGGAGCCCTGCCAACGGTGCTCGCTGGCCTGTTGCCCCAACCGGTGATCGGCGTGCCGGTATCGGTGGGTTATGGCGTCAGTGCTGGTGGACGGGCCGCACTCGATGGAATGCTTGCGAGCTGTGCTCCAGGCCTAGCGGTAGTCAATATTGATAACGGTTACGGCGCAGCCATGGCTGCCTTGCGAATTCTGCAAAGGCGGATCTGA
- a CDS encoding DUF1517 domain-containing protein — protein sequence MSPQPSEAARGGRIGGGSFRAPSMPRSGGYSRSYGGGGYGRGGGMGFPFIIPIFGFGGGGLFGFLVLAAIVGVLVNAVRNGSGGGSPAIGGGYQAPRELSNGPVSLLQLQIGLLASAKSLQTDLRQLAASADTSSSSGLQRVLQETTLALLRQPDLWVYANVESGSVPFNTSESTFNRLSMTERSKLRAEITTNVGGVRNSNAAELSSSGDADATNEFIVVTVLVASRQSMKLKQADSGEALRETLRILGSTSSSDLMALEVIWQPDGSGDVLSADELVMAYPNLQHL from the coding sequence ATGAGTCCTCAACCCAGCGAAGCCGCCCGCGGCGGTCGGATCGGAGGAGGCAGCTTCCGCGCCCCGTCCATGCCAAGAAGTGGGGGATATAGCCGCAGCTACGGAGGCGGTGGATACGGCCGCGGAGGCGGAATGGGGTTTCCTTTCATCATTCCGATCTTTGGATTTGGCGGAGGAGGCCTGTTTGGCTTCTTAGTGCTCGCGGCGATCGTGGGTGTGTTGGTCAATGCAGTGCGCAATGGCAGTGGGGGCGGATCACCTGCAATCGGCGGTGGTTATCAAGCCCCCAGGGAGCTGTCCAACGGCCCCGTGTCCTTGCTGCAACTGCAGATCGGACTGCTCGCAAGTGCCAAGTCGTTACAAACCGATTTGCGTCAGCTCGCGGCATCAGCTGACACCAGCTCATCCTCGGGCCTGCAACGGGTGCTGCAGGAAACAACCCTGGCTCTCCTGCGACAGCCCGATCTCTGGGTGTACGCCAATGTGGAATCAGGCAGCGTTCCCTTCAACACGTCAGAGTCGACATTCAACCGCCTGTCGATGACCGAGCGCAGTAAGTTACGCGCTGAAATCACGACCAATGTTGGTGGTGTTCGAAACAGCAACGCAGCGGAATTAAGCAGCAGCGGTGATGCCGATGCCACCAACGAATTCATTGTGGTCACGGTGCTTGTGGCCAGTCGCCAAAGCATGAAGCTCAAGCAAGCCGACAGTGGAGAAGCCCTGCGCGAAACGCTGCGCATTCTTGGATCCACATCCTCCTCCGACCTGATGGCCCTTGAGGTGATCTGGCAACCGGATGGAAGCGGCGACGTTCTCAGTGCCGACGAGCTGGTGATGGCGTATCCAAACCTCCAGCATCTTTGA
- the thiS gene encoding sulfur carrier protein ThiS: MQFTVNGERHSLDPSAARLDQVIQQLGHHPRLVVVEYNGLILTPELWEAQQVQDGDNLEIVTIVGGGS; the protein is encoded by the coding sequence ATGCAATTCACGGTGAACGGCGAACGGCACAGCCTTGACCCATCAGCCGCAAGGCTGGATCAAGTGATCCAGCAGCTTGGCCATCACCCACGCCTGGTTGTTGTGGAATACAACGGCTTAATCCTGACGCCAGAACTCTGGGAAGCCCAGCAGGTTCAAGACGGCGACAATCTCGAGATCGTCACCATCGTGGGCGGTGGTTCCTAG
- a CDS encoding thiamine phosphate synthase: MEPMVAEADANLRVARLIDANLDRAREGLRVIEDWCRFGLDRDDFVVPLKDWRQRLGQRHHDRYRRARSSATDVAAGLGHPAQASRCSAPAIIKANASRVQEALRVLEEFGRNLDPDLARTAAEIRYGLYDLEARILEACGRQRRQERLEAAKLCLITDPDRDNNLERLLHGVEAALMAGVNLVQYRRKQGNDQQRLLEAQALKTLCNRFEALFIVNDRIDLALLVDADGVHLGQDDLPLSEARQLLGPERLLGRSTHRLEHLLEAQQAGADYLGVGPVFATKTKRDRSPAGLSWVTEASRHAAVPWFAIGGIDVETIPSVRAAGAQRVAVVSAIMGSNDPEGASRTLLQTLI; the protein is encoded by the coding sequence ATGGAGCCGATGGTTGCCGAAGCAGACGCCAACCTGCGAGTGGCACGGCTCATCGACGCCAACCTGGATCGAGCACGAGAAGGGCTGCGTGTCATTGAAGACTGGTGTCGCTTTGGACTGGATCGGGACGATTTCGTCGTACCACTTAAAGACTGGCGTCAGCGATTGGGGCAACGGCATCACGATCGCTACCGCCGCGCCCGTTCCAGCGCAACAGACGTTGCCGCCGGCCTAGGCCATCCCGCTCAAGCGAGTCGTTGTTCCGCCCCAGCGATCATCAAAGCCAATGCCAGCCGGGTGCAGGAAGCCCTGCGCGTGTTGGAGGAATTTGGGCGGAATCTCGATCCAGACCTAGCCAGGACCGCAGCTGAGATCCGCTACGGGCTCTATGACCTGGAGGCGCGGATTCTCGAAGCCTGCGGACGTCAGCGCAGGCAGGAACGCCTCGAGGCCGCCAAGCTTTGCCTGATCACGGATCCAGATCGAGACAACAACCTGGAGCGGTTACTGCACGGTGTTGAAGCCGCTCTGATGGCCGGCGTCAACCTGGTTCAATACCGCCGCAAACAGGGCAATGACCAACAACGCCTGCTGGAAGCGCAAGCCCTAAAAACACTGTGCAATCGCTTTGAGGCCCTGTTCATCGTCAACGACCGCATTGATCTTGCGCTCTTGGTGGATGCCGATGGCGTGCATCTCGGCCAGGACGACCTCCCCCTCTCAGAGGCGAGACAGCTGCTCGGCCCAGAACGCTTGCTCGGACGTAGCACCCACCGCCTCGAGCACCTGCTCGAGGCCCAGCAAGCGGGCGCCGATTATCTGGGCGTTGGCCCCGTCTTCGCCACCAAGACCAAACGCGATCGCAGCCCAGCCGGCCTGAGCTGGGTGACGGAAGCCAGCCGTCACGCTGCCGTGCCCTGGTTTGCGATCGGTGGCATCGATGTTGAAACGATCCCCTCGGTTCGCGCTGCAGGGGCGCAACGCGTTGCCGTCGTGAGCGCGATCATGGGTTCCAATGATCCGGAAGGAGCCAGCCGGACCCTGCTCCAAACCCTCATTTAA
- a CDS encoding bifunctional riboflavin kinase/FAD synthetase: protein MIPLCSPQQAKTPTTVALGSFDGLHAGHRRVIASVTETDHLPAIPTVVSFWPHPREVLHGEPRLRLDLPNEKLELLEPLGIQQLVLVPFNRQLAQLSAADFVEQVLLNGLKARQIAVGANFRFGRGREGDTNTLRQLAEAAGVKVSVLPLLEDAGGRMSSSRIREALSNGDLQTASALLGRPYRFRGTVVRGRGLGRDLGWPTANLQVDGRKFLPGLGVYAARAWTQGDGEALPAVMNLGPQPTVDPNSPSAVEVHLLDRRIELVGQELVVEPVERLRGQQRFSGLDELSAQIGKDADAARQRLQATAG from the coding sequence TTGATTCCTCTCTGCTCCCCACAGCAGGCCAAAACCCCCACCACCGTGGCGTTGGGCAGCTTCGACGGCCTTCATGCAGGCCATCGGAGGGTGATCGCGTCTGTGACCGAAACGGATCACCTCCCTGCCATTCCCACGGTGGTGAGCTTCTGGCCGCATCCACGGGAAGTCCTGCACGGTGAACCACGCCTGCGCCTCGATCTTCCTAACGAGAAGCTCGAACTGCTCGAGCCGCTTGGCATTCAGCAGCTGGTCCTGGTGCCCTTTAACCGCCAACTGGCGCAGCTCAGTGCAGCCGACTTTGTGGAGCAGGTGCTGCTCAATGGTCTCAAGGCGCGCCAAATCGCCGTGGGGGCCAACTTCCGGTTTGGGCGGGGGCGAGAAGGTGATACCAACACCCTGCGGCAGTTAGCGGAAGCGGCTGGGGTGAAGGTGTCGGTGTTGCCACTTTTGGAAGATGCCGGAGGCCGGATGAGCAGCAGCCGCATTCGCGAAGCGCTCTCGAATGGTGATCTCCAAACCGCCAGCGCACTGCTCGGCCGCCCCTATCGCTTCCGTGGAACCGTGGTGCGCGGACGCGGCTTAGGTCGTGATCTGGGCTGGCCCACCGCCAATCTGCAAGTGGACGGGCGCAAATTTTTGCCAGGTCTTGGGGTCTATGCCGCTCGCGCCTGGACCCAGGGCGATGGCGAAGCGCTTCCTGCAGTGATGAATCTCGGCCCCCAGCCCACCGTGGACCCCAACTCGCCTTCAGCCGTAGAGGTGCATCTGCTCGATAGGCGCATCGAACTCGTCGGTCAGGAGCTTGTCGTGGAGCCGGTGGAGCGACTGCGCGGACAACAACGCTTTTCCGGCCTCGACGAGCTCAGTGCACAAATCGGTAAGGACGCCGATGCAGCCCGTCAACGACTTCAGGCGACGGCTGGATAG
- a CDS encoding DUF3611 family protein — MADRLDLQLLALGLRRSAWIRFWTQTGLGIVILGVLMFNNIGGSLSRNADKALGLGPGLSLTTLSFLVLLFSLWQGWLVVRLGRALDSGARPSRGEASRTIKRSLFADLLGLVFAAVGYQSLAGALFVQASQQTPGIAIGARGASENMAITSLEMLSVLSNTQVLFAHVIGLIFSLWMLQRIYRTS; from the coding sequence ATGGCCGATCGGCTCGATCTCCAACTGCTTGCCCTTGGCTTGCGCCGTTCAGCGTGGATTCGCTTTTGGACGCAAACCGGGCTTGGAATTGTGATTTTGGGGGTGTTGATGTTCAACAACATCGGCGGAAGCTTGAGCAGAAACGCTGATAAAGCCTTGGGATTGGGGCCGGGACTTTCACTCACCACGCTGTCGTTTTTGGTGTTGCTGTTCAGTCTTTGGCAGGGTTGGTTGGTGGTGCGGCTTGGGCGCGCCTTAGACAGTGGGGCGCGACCGAGTCGGGGTGAGGCGAGCCGAACCATCAAGCGCAGTTTGTTTGCTGATCTGTTGGGCCTGGTCTTTGCTGCGGTGGGCTATCAATCCCTCGCTGGTGCCTTGTTTGTGCAGGCATCACAGCAGACGCCAGGCATTGCCATTGGTGCCAGAGGGGCGAGTGAAAACATGGCGATTACCTCTCTGGAGATGCTCTCTGTACTCAGCAACACCCAGGTGTTGTTTGCCCATGTGATTGGCTTGATTTTTTCGCTGTGGATGCTGCAAAGGATCTATCGCACGAGCTGA
- the surE gene encoding 5'/3'-nucleotidase SurE: MTPLRILISNDDGVFADGIRTLAAAAAAAGHQVTVVCPDQERSATGHGLTLQTPLRAERADELFEPGIKAWACSGTPADCMKLALFELLPEKPDLVLSGINHGPNLGTDVFCSGTVAAAMEGTLEGLPAMAVSSACFQWRDFQAAANLAIQVAETALADQWPDNLLLNLNVPPCKQEAMGKLSWTRLSIRRYDEQFSPRVDPRGRTYYWLAGEAVEDFESGGDGPRDWPTDVAQIQADAPSLTPIQPELFWRGGLSSLPHLHIDQ; this comes from the coding sequence ATGACTCCCCTGCGGATCCTGATCAGCAACGACGACGGCGTGTTTGCCGACGGCATCCGCACCCTGGCGGCAGCGGCCGCAGCAGCCGGCCATCAGGTCACGGTGGTCTGTCCCGACCAGGAGCGATCCGCCACGGGCCACGGGCTAACCCTCCAAACCCCGCTCCGTGCCGAGCGCGCCGATGAACTGTTTGAACCTGGAATCAAGGCCTGGGCCTGCAGCGGCACCCCTGCGGATTGCATGAAATTAGCCCTGTTTGAGTTGCTTCCTGAAAAGCCAGACCTGGTGCTCTCAGGGATCAACCATGGCCCGAACCTCGGCACCGATGTGTTTTGCTCCGGCACCGTGGCCGCCGCGATGGAGGGCACGCTGGAAGGCCTACCGGCGATGGCGGTGAGCAGTGCTTGTTTTCAGTGGAGAGACTTCCAAGCCGCCGCAAACTTGGCCATCCAGGTGGCAGAAACAGCCCTTGCCGATCAATGGCCGGACAACCTGCTGCTCAATCTGAACGTCCCCCCCTGCAAGCAAGAGGCCATGGGGAAACTGAGCTGGACCCGCCTCTCGATCCGTCGCTACGACGAGCAATTCAGCCCTCGAGTCGACCCCCGTGGCCGCACCTATTACTGGCTGGCCGGTGAAGCTGTCGAAGATTTCGAGTCGGGCGGTGATGGTCCCCGCGACTGGCCCACTGACGTGGCCCAAATCCAAGCAGATGCCCCCTCACTTACCCCAATCCAACCCGAGCTTTTCTGGCGAGGAGGTCTGTCCTCCTTACCCCATCTACACATCGATCAATAG
- the pheS gene encoding phenylalanine--tRNA ligase subunit alpha, with protein MSATISLQQLTDQLDALEAAAAVEIQAAADATALEQLRVGLLGKKGRLSAVLGAMGKLPGNERPLVGQRANVLKTLVQQLLSERLEAVNSAAMATRIAAETLDVTAAPLGVPMGHRHPLITTTEEIVDLFCGLGYQVEEGPEVETDHHNFTALNIPPEHPARDMQDTFYLQDNLLLRTHTSPVQIRHLETNPPPVRIVAPGRVYRRDAVDATHSPVFHQVEVLAIDEGLDFSHLRGTVMQFLKAFFGDLPVRFRASYFPFTEPSAEVDVQWRGRWLEVMGCGMVDPAVLEGLGLDPDRWSGFAAGLGVERFCMVRHGIDDIRRLYTSDLRFLDQF; from the coding sequence TTGAGCGCCACGATTTCCCTGCAGCAGCTCACTGATCAGCTGGACGCCCTAGAGGCGGCGGCGGCGGTTGAAATTCAGGCGGCCGCCGATGCCACTGCCCTGGAGCAGCTTCGGGTGGGTCTGTTGGGCAAGAAGGGGCGGCTGTCAGCTGTCCTGGGGGCGATGGGCAAGCTGCCGGGTAATGAACGCCCCTTGGTGGGCCAGCGCGCCAATGTGTTGAAAACCTTGGTGCAGCAGCTGCTATCTGAGCGCCTGGAGGCGGTGAACAGTGCTGCGATGGCGACAAGAATCGCAGCTGAAACCCTGGATGTCACGGCCGCTCCGCTAGGGGTGCCGATGGGGCACCGGCACCCGTTGATCACCACCACCGAGGAGATTGTTGATCTGTTTTGCGGCCTTGGTTATCAGGTGGAGGAAGGCCCTGAAGTGGAGACGGATCACCACAACTTCACGGCACTGAACATTCCGCCTGAGCACCCGGCGCGCGATATGCAGGACACCTTTTATTTGCAAGACAACCTGTTGCTGCGCACCCATACATCGCCGGTGCAGATCCGACACCTTGAAACCAATCCACCCCCGGTGCGGATCGTGGCTCCAGGCCGGGTGTATCGACGGGATGCGGTGGATGCAACCCATTCGCCTGTGTTTCATCAGGTGGAGGTGCTGGCCATTGATGAAGGCTTGGATTTCAGTCACCTCCGCGGCACGGTGATGCAGTTCCTCAAGGCGTTCTTTGGTGACCTACCGGTGCGCTTTCGCGCCAGTTACTTCCCGTTTACAGAACCCTCCGCTGAGGTGGATGTCCAATGGCGAGGGCGTTGGCTTGAGGTCATGGGTTGCGGAATGGTGGATCCCGCAGTGTTGGAGGGGTTAGGCCTTGATCCCGATCGTTGGAGTGGATTCGCTGCCGGTTTGGGGGTAGAGCGGTTCTGCATGGTGCGTCATGGCATCGATGACATTCGCCGCCTGTACACCAGTGATTTGCGCTTTCTGGATCAGTTTTGA
- a CDS encoding DUF4278 domain-containing protein → MTLTYRGKQYVQANTASTSASNKIRLTYRGIAYAK, encoded by the coding sequence ATGACTTTGACTTACCGTGGCAAGCAGTATGTACAAGCAAACACTGCGTCGACATCTGCTTCAAACAAGATTCGACTCACTTATAGAGGTATTGCTTATGCTAAGTGA
- a CDS encoding ABC1 kinase family protein — MSVLSVFDGSSRALEIVRIVSRHEWSFLSQLLNRGDASETRLPLPSVLCNILTELGPVYVKLGQLLSTRPDLLGEDYIEALSQLQADVPAVSWEQLRPQLEQELGCSVDKAFSTFTDTPIAAGSVGQVYKATLPELGAVAVKVLRPGIAAQVEEDGRLLRKIAALAAATSLGGLYDFVGLADQVLEALVRELDFRIEASNTLRLQRSLEQSSFVPDAQIRLPQVVQRLSSRSVLVLEWIEGASILSPEAHDALEAGPGLVATTTALLGAFVEQYFVEGFFHADPHPGNLKVLADGKVILLDAGMVGQFDPRTRSNLLDLVLALINQDGARATDVLEQIAPPARGVKVDRQHLQRQLDQLIARSFSKPLEELNFALFLAALLQLANRSGLRVPGTLGLFVKSVTNLEGVGNSLNPAFSFTGEMQPLVAQLLARAVMLPQERLMQFGLDLRNLTIDSPRQLSQLLRRFSSDDLVFAIQLEGLDAMRASLDRMSQRVSLAILVASLLLSATVMATLAQQPLLREVSEGLFIGATLFGLWLIVSLLRSSRR; from the coding sequence ATGTCTGTGCTCAGTGTGTTCGACGGTTCATCAAGAGCCTTGGAGATCGTTCGGATCGTCTCGCGCCATGAGTGGTCGTTTCTCTCTCAGCTCCTCAACCGTGGCGATGCCTCTGAAACGCGGCTGCCCTTGCCTTCGGTGCTGTGCAACATCCTGACGGAGTTGGGACCTGTGTACGTGAAGTTGGGGCAGCTGTTGAGTACGCGCCCCGACCTTCTGGGGGAAGACTACATCGAGGCATTGAGCCAATTGCAGGCCGATGTTCCGGCTGTGTCCTGGGAGCAATTGAGACCTCAACTGGAGCAAGAATTGGGCTGCTCTGTCGACAAGGCGTTCTCAACGTTCACCGACACGCCGATTGCGGCTGGAAGTGTGGGGCAGGTGTACAAAGCAACCTTGCCTGAGCTCGGTGCCGTAGCGGTGAAGGTGTTGAGACCAGGGATCGCTGCCCAGGTGGAAGAAGACGGTCGCTTGTTGCGCAAGATTGCCGCCCTCGCTGCAGCTACGTCTCTCGGTGGTTTGTACGACTTCGTGGGTCTTGCCGATCAGGTTCTTGAGGCTTTGGTGAGGGAGCTCGATTTCAGGATTGAGGCCTCCAATACCTTGCGTCTGCAGCGCAGTTTGGAACAGTCGAGTTTCGTGCCTGACGCTCAAATTCGTCTGCCCCAAGTGGTGCAGCGGTTGTCGAGCCGCAGCGTGCTCGTGCTCGAGTGGATCGAAGGCGCATCAATCCTCAGCCCTGAAGCTCACGATGCTCTCGAGGCTGGGCCTGGATTGGTGGCAACCACCACGGCGTTGCTTGGCGCCTTTGTGGAGCAGTACTTCGTGGAGGGTTTTTTTCATGCGGATCCCCATCCCGGCAATCTCAAAGTTTTGGCCGATGGCAAGGTGATCCTGCTCGATGCGGGAATGGTGGGTCAGTTCGATCCACGTACCCGCAGCAACTTGCTGGATCTGGTCTTGGCACTCATTAACCAGGACGGAGCCAGGGCAACGGATGTGTTGGAGCAAATTGCGCCACCGGCTCGGGGGGTGAAAGTGGATCGTCAGCATTTGCAACGGCAGCTTGATCAGCTGATTGCCAGGAGTTTTTCCAAGCCACTGGAGGAACTGAATTTCGCCCTGTTCCTCGCCGCCTTGCTGCAGCTGGCGAATCGCTCTGGATTACGGGTTCCGGGAACCCTTGGCCTGTTTGTGAAATCGGTCACCAACTTGGAGGGTGTAGGCAATTCTTTGAACCCGGCGTTTAGTTTCACTGGAGAGATGCAGCCCTTGGTGGCTCAACTGCTTGCCCGTGCCGTGATGCTGCCTCAAGAGCGGCTCATGCAGTTTGGCCTTGATTTGCGCAACCTCACGATTGATTCCCCGCGTCAGCTGAGTCAGCTGTTGCGGCGCTTCAGTAGTGACGACTTGGTGTTTGCCATTCAGCTGGAGGGGCTTGACGCCATGCGCGCCAGCTTGGACCGGATGTCGCAGCGGGTGTCATTGGCGATTCTTGTGGCATCGCTATTGCTAAGTGCCACGGTGATGGCCACCTTGGCCCAACAACCTTTGCTGAGGGAGGTCAGCGAGGGGTTATTTATTGGAGCCACATTGTTTGGTCTCTGGCTGATTGTGTCCTTGCTGCGCTCTAGTCGTCGATGA